In Nycticebus coucang isolate mNycCou1 chromosome 9, mNycCou1.pri, whole genome shotgun sequence, the following are encoded in one genomic region:
- the LOC128594087 gene encoding patr class I histocompatibility antigen, A-126 alpha chain-like isoform X2: MGVTALRTLLLLLSAALVLTETWAGSHSLRYFSTAVSWPGRGEPRFTEVGYVDYTQFVRFDSDAENPRMEPRAPWVEQEGPEYWVQETRKVKRSAQIARVRLENLRGYYNQSEDGSHTIQVMYGCYMGPEGRFLRGYYQVAYDGADYIALNQDLSSWTPADTVAQISKRKWEAEGEAEPWKVYLEEECVQCLRTYLKKGKDALQRADPPKTRVTHHSTSDREATLRCWALGFYPAEITLTWLQDGEDQTQDMELIETRPSGDSRTFQKWAAVVVPSGEEQRYTCHVQHEGLREPLTLRWKPSSQPSIPMGGIVAGLVLLGTVLTGAVVAAVMWRKKSSGNDSVQASNVSLTPCKA; encoded by the exons ATGGGGGTCACAGCGCTCCGAACCCTCCTCCTGCTGCTGTCGGCGGCCCTGGTCCTGACCGAGACTTGGGCAG GCTCCCACTCCCTGCGGTATTTCTCCACCGCGGTGTCCTGGCCCGGCCGCGGGGAGCCCCGGTTCACCGAAGTCGGCTACGTGGACTATACGCAGTTCGTGCGGTTCGACAGCGACGCGGAGAATCCGAGGATGGAGCCGCGGGCGCCGTGGGTGGAGCAGGAGGGGCCGGAGTATTGGGTCCAGGAGACACGGAAGGTCAAGCGCAGCGCACAGATTGCCCGGGTGAGACTGGAGAACCTGCGTGGCTACTACAACCAGAGCGAGGATG GGTCTCACACCATCCAGGTGATGTACGGCTGCTACATGGGGCCCGAAGGGCGCTTCCTCCGCGGGTACTATCAGGTTGCCTACGACGGCGCCGACTACATAGCCCTGAACCAGGACCTGAGCTCCTGGACCCCGGCGGACACGGTGGCTCAGATCTCCAAGCGCAAGTGGGAGGCGGAGGGTGAGGCGGAGCCCTGGAAGGTCTACCTGGAGGAGGAGTGCGTGCAGTGTCTCCGCACATACCTGAAGAAGGGGAAGGACGCGCTGCAGCGAGCGG ATCCCCCAAAGACTCGTGTGACCCACCACTCCACCTCTGATCGTGAGGCCACCCTGAGGTGCTGGGCCCTGGGCTTCTACCCTGCGGAGATCACACTGACCTGGCTGCAGGATGGGGAGGACCAGACCCAGGACATGGAGCTGATAGAGACCAGGCCTTCAGGGGACAGCAGAACCTTCCAGAAGTGGGCAGCTGTGGTGGTGCCTTCTGGAGAGGAGCAGAGATACACGTGCCATGTGCAGCATGAGGGGCTGCGGGAGCCCCTCACCTTGAGATGGA AGCCATCTTCCCAGCCCAGCATCCCCATGGGGGGCATTGTTGCTGGCCTGGTTCTCCTTGGAACTGTGCTGACTGGAGCTGTGGTTGCTGCTGTGATGTGGAGGAAGAAGAGCTCAG GCAATGACAGTGTCCAGGCATCCAATGTGTCTCTCACACCTTGTAAAG ccTGA
- the LOC128594087 gene encoding patr class I histocompatibility antigen, A-126 alpha chain-like isoform X1 codes for MGVTALRTLLLLLSAALVLTETWAGSHSLRYFSTAVSWPGRGEPRFTEVGYVDYTQFVRFDSDAENPRMEPRAPWVEQEGPEYWVQETRKVKRSAQIARVRLENLRGYYNQSEDGSHTIQVMYGCYMGPEGRFLRGYYQVAYDGADYIALNQDLSSWTPADTVAQISKRKWEAEGEAEPWKVYLEEECVQCLRTYLKKGKDALQRADPPKTRVTHHSTSDREATLRCWALGFYPAEITLTWLQDGEDQTQDMELIETRPSGDSRTFQKWAAVVVPSGEEQRYTCHVQHEGLREPLTLRWKPSSQPSIPMGGIVAGLVLLGTVLTGAVVAAVMWRKKSSGREGLRGVGLYFLVPLEISTPGSSVPVPLLGSSTHTHLLPQPGPCVPTLTLV; via the exons ATGGGGGTCACAGCGCTCCGAACCCTCCTCCTGCTGCTGTCGGCGGCCCTGGTCCTGACCGAGACTTGGGCAG GCTCCCACTCCCTGCGGTATTTCTCCACCGCGGTGTCCTGGCCCGGCCGCGGGGAGCCCCGGTTCACCGAAGTCGGCTACGTGGACTATACGCAGTTCGTGCGGTTCGACAGCGACGCGGAGAATCCGAGGATGGAGCCGCGGGCGCCGTGGGTGGAGCAGGAGGGGCCGGAGTATTGGGTCCAGGAGACACGGAAGGTCAAGCGCAGCGCACAGATTGCCCGGGTGAGACTGGAGAACCTGCGTGGCTACTACAACCAGAGCGAGGATG GGTCTCACACCATCCAGGTGATGTACGGCTGCTACATGGGGCCCGAAGGGCGCTTCCTCCGCGGGTACTATCAGGTTGCCTACGACGGCGCCGACTACATAGCCCTGAACCAGGACCTGAGCTCCTGGACCCCGGCGGACACGGTGGCTCAGATCTCCAAGCGCAAGTGGGAGGCGGAGGGTGAGGCGGAGCCCTGGAAGGTCTACCTGGAGGAGGAGTGCGTGCAGTGTCTCCGCACATACCTGAAGAAGGGGAAGGACGCGCTGCAGCGAGCGG ATCCCCCAAAGACTCGTGTGACCCACCACTCCACCTCTGATCGTGAGGCCACCCTGAGGTGCTGGGCCCTGGGCTTCTACCCTGCGGAGATCACACTGACCTGGCTGCAGGATGGGGAGGACCAGACCCAGGACATGGAGCTGATAGAGACCAGGCCTTCAGGGGACAGCAGAACCTTCCAGAAGTGGGCAGCTGTGGTGGTGCCTTCTGGAGAGGAGCAGAGATACACGTGCCATGTGCAGCATGAGGGGCTGCGGGAGCCCCTCACCTTGAGATGGA AGCCATCTTCCCAGCCCAGCATCCCCATGGGGGGCATTGTTGCTGGCCTGGTTCTCCTTGGAACTGTGCTGACTGGAGCTGTGGTTGCTGCTGTGATGTGGAGGAAGAAGAGCTCAGGTAGGGAAGGGCTGAGGGGTGTGGGTCTGTATTTTCTTGTCCCACTGGAGATTTCAACTCCAGGTAGCAGTGTTCCCGTCCCATTGCTGGGAagttccacacacacacacctgcttccccagccagggcccTGTGTGCCAACACTTACTCTTGTATAG